A window of Suncus etruscus isolate mSunEtr1 chromosome 4, mSunEtr1.pri.cur, whole genome shotgun sequence contains these coding sequences:
- the LMF2 gene encoding lipase maturation factor 2 gives MAGSRLPQQLFLQGVAAAFLFAFASLYTQIPGLYGAEGVLPARRTLRPRGQGRWRQLWEAPTLLWEAPLLGLDTAQGLELLSLLGALLALGALLLRPLRHLLAFLLLWAAYRSACQVGQVFLYFQWDSLLLESGFLAVLVAPLWRPPHRKQAKAAWGLPHEDLPFWLVRWLFFRLMFASGVVKLTSRCPTWWGLTALTYHYETQCLPTPAAWYAHHLPLWLHRLSVVATFLIEVAVPPLFFAPIRRLRLAAFYSQVLLQMLIIITGNYNFFNLLTLVLSTALLDDAHLAGHSRRRRTPASCSKTLLDSLALMLELGVYGLLAYGTVCLFGLEVDWEKHSVESRTTFTFHQFSQWLKTVTLPTMWLGAASLAWELLTALWRWTQVRGCFPKLIAASELCIVGTTTVAMFIVSLVPYSYVEPESHSRLWTGAHRLFDTVGHLQLTSSYGLFRRMTGVGGRPEVVLEGSYDGRQWTEVEFMYKPGNMSRPPPIVTPHQPRLDWQMWFAALGPHTQSPWFTSLVHRLLQGKEPVIRLIQNEPARYPFHQHPPTYLRAQRYKYWFSQPGEQRRWWRRQWVEEFFPSVSLGDPTLDSLLWQFGLQDKSPPRARNSTNSLAQSLHWVREQLLPLDPPTLLWGLLAAVVVIKIFQALWGHRPARPSQLAPREEKPQLSPKKDSGSARKQATPSPQSSSPRSGASRRRK, from the exons ATGGCGGGCTCCCGGCTCCCGCAGCAGCTCTTCCTGCAGGGCGTGGCCGCCGCGTTCCTGTTCGCCTTCGCCTCCCTCTACACGCAGATCCCCG GCCTCTACGGCGCCGAGGGCGTGCTGCCCGCCCGGAGGACGCTGCGCCCGCGGGGCCAGGGCCGCTGGCGGCAGCTGTGGGAGGCCCCGACGCTGCTGTGGGAGGCGCCGCTGCTGGGGCTGGACACCGCGCAGGGCCTGGAGCTCCTGAGCCTGCTGGGCGCGCTGCTGGCCCTGGGCGCGCTGCTGCTGCGCCCGCTGCGCCACCTCCTCGCCTTCCTGCTGCTCTGGGCCGCCTACCGGTCCGCCTGCCAG GTGGGCCAAGTGTTCCTTTACTTCCAGTG GGACTCCCTCCTGCTGGAAAGCGGCTTCCTGGCCGTGCTGGTGGCCCCCCTGTGGCGGCCCCCCCACCGCAAGCAGGCCAAGGCGGCCTGGGGTCTGCCCCATGAGGACCTCCCCTTCTGGCTGGTGCGCTGGCTCTTCTTCCGGCTCATGTTCGCCTCGGGCGTGGTCAAGCTGACCAGCCGCTGCCCCACGTGGTGGGGGCTCACCG CGCTCACCTATCACTACGAGACGCAGTGCCTGCCCACGCCCGCCGCCTGGTATGCCCACCACCTGCCCTTATGGCTGCACAGACTCAGCGTGGTCGCCACCTTCCTCATCGAGGTGGCCGTGCCCCCACTGTTCTTCGCCCCCATCCGCCGCCTGCGCCTGGCCGCCTTCTACTCCCAG GTCCTGCTCCAAATGCTGATCATCATCACCGGCAACTACAACTTCTTCAACCTGCTCACGCTGGTGCTCAGCACGGCCCTCCTGGACGATGCCCACCTAGCTGGCCACAGTCGTCGCCGGAggacgcctgcct CCTGCTCCAAAACGCTGCTGGACTCGCTGGCGCTGATGTTGGAACTGGGTGTCTATGGCTTGCTGGCCTACGGCACTGTGTGCCTCTTCGGCCTGGAGGTGGACTGGGAGAAGCACAGTGTGGAGTCCAGGACCA CCTTCACCTTCCACCAATTCTCACAGTGGCTGAAGACGGTTACCCTGCCCACCATGTGGCTGGGTGCGGCCTCCCTCGCCTGGGAGCTGCTGACGGCCCTCTGGAG GTGGACACAGGTCCGAGGATGTTTTCCGAAGCTGATTGCTGCCTCTGAACTGTGCATTGTGGGCACCACCACGGTGGCCATGTTCATCGTCAGCCTG GTGCCGTACTCCTACGTGGAGCCCGAGAGCCACAGCCGCCTCTGGACAGGTGCCCACCGCCTGTTTGACACAGTTGGCCACCTGCAGCTCACCAGCTCCTATGGCCTCTTCCGCCGCATGACCGGCGTGGGCGGGCGGCCCGAAGTGGTGCTGGAGGGCAGCTACGATGGGCGGCAGTGGACG GAGGTGGAGTTCATGTACAAGCCTGGAAATATGAGCCGGCCGCCCCCCATCGTGACGCCGCACCAACCGCGCCTGGACTGGCAGATGTGGTTTGCAGCCCTGGGCCCACACACCCAGAGCCCCTGGTTCACCAGCCTGGTTCACCGCCTGCTGCAGGGCAaggagccag TGATCCGCCTCATCCAAAACGAGCCAGCCAGGTACCCGTTCCACCAGCATCCCCCTACCTACCTGCGGGCCCAGCGCTACAAATACTGGTTCTCACAGCCTGGGGAGCAGCG GAGGTGGTGGCGCAGGCAGTGGGTGGAGGAGTTCTTTCCATCCGTGAGCCTCGGGGACCCTACGCTGGACTCGCTGCTCTGGCAGTTTGGCCTCCAG GACAAGAGCCCACCCCGGGCCCGCAACTCCACTAACAGTCTGGCCCAAAGTCTCCATTGGGTGCGGGAGCAGCTATTGCCCCTGGATCCCCCCACGCTGCTCTGGGGGCTCCTTGCTGCTGTTGTGGTCATCAAGATCTTCCAGGCCCTCTGGGGCCACCGCCCAGCCCGGCCATCCCAACTTGCTCCCCGGGAAGAGAAGCCCCAGCTGTCTCCCAAGAAGGATTCTGGAAGTGCCCGCAAGCAGGCAACCCCCTCACCCCAGAGCTCCAGCCCCCGCTCTGGGGCTTCCCGGCGGAGGAAGTAG